The sequence GCCCGCAGTTGAATACTTTGCTTAATATATTTCAAATCAATTGGTTTTAATAAATACTACGTAGTAGATTGGGATTATTACCCAACCTAGGCAGAGCAAAATATATACTAAGCATGATTTGATTGCGACTGTAGGCGATGGGCTGTTCGGTTATCTTGTTTATCGTGGCAATGATCATGCTGTTCTAGCAGATTGCTCCTTGAAGATAAAGTTTTTGACTTGTGCAGCAGCTTTTATATACAAATACAAGTCTTGATGAACATAAAAATAGTTTAAAATTGCATTATCAACACAAATCCTGTATACCAATTAAACTGTACAATCTTGAGAAGTCTTCTATCAAAGTACTTTTGTGCACTGGACTATTGTATAAAAGTTTTTGTTACAGTGAAAAAAAACCTCATATCTTGTACTTTGTACGTGCTCTAAGGGTCTGTTGCTGGAGGTATTTTGTTACTCAGGTTTCTGCTTGTGCTTAATTGGCATCGTTTATTCTGCTGTGCGTGTTATTCAGATTTAAAGTTTAATGAATGAGTTTTCATATTTTAATGTCTTACCTCACTATATACTGCAGATTTTTCAACTATTTTAATTAGAGTTGGATAGATAGGTAGGTTACGAGTTTTgttacaagttccatttaaaacattCACCATTAGCAATGATACTGGTTTCAAACATGATATATAAAATGGGAATGGGAATCTGGTCAAACTTTTGCCTAGAATAACAAAATTTGATGTAAAGCAATGATCCTACTGTTCTAGCAGATACTCCTTGAAGATAAAGTTTTGACTTCTGCTTGATAATTGTGGACCTGCAGCAGCTTGTACATACAAATACAAgtcttcattaaaaaaaaaaaaaaaaaaaaaaaaaaaaaaaaaaaaaaaaaaaaaaaaaccaagagGAATCAAACTCTACGATCTTGAGAAGTCTTTCTATCAAATTAACTATTTTTTAATACTGGCAATAATTTATATGAACTTATTGTTGACATGCCGAGCTATCCAATAATAAAATACACTTAATATGTCTCttaaatatgatttttttttttttttttaacgactcAAAATTTTATTAAACAAACCCCCCAGCTCTACTACTATACTAAGAAAAAGAAGTAAAACAAATCGAATAAAAAGAACGCTCTTGTGACCTGTGGGAGGAAAAATCACACTATTTCTATACCGCCATATATGCAAAACTGCTGCTGCTATAATCGTATACATTCAGTCCTTCACGACTGCTCTTTCCCTCCAGTTGTCGAACCATTCGATCCATTGAGACCAAATAGAAAATATCGGCATCATAACACCCGTCCACACTCTGATTTTATGCCAAACATCCAACGCTAATTGGCATTCGAACATCACATGATTCAGCGATTCGATGCCACCATTACAGAAAACACAAACTATTTGCTGAATCTCGATACCTCTTCGAGAAAGATTAAGGCGAGTTGGTAATCTATCTAAGGCTAATCTCCATACATGAATATTTATTTTCCTAGGGATACATTTAAACCATCTCGTGCATATCTCATTCGAATGGAGCTGAACTTCATCTATGTGTCTTCTCGTGTTTGCCACCGTATACACTAGAtccttgatcaaaccaaaatcgttaagtgtgactagatttcgggtttgagtgcttaatttgagAAAAAGAGTAAGctgattgttttaactccaataattgtgcaaaccccgatttggaatccggattccaagggcgtaaaacaatcaattgaattaaccttattcaaTCGGAATGGAATAAGTTAATATTTTAGTGTGAATTAACTCCGATAGTGATCGGAGTACCGATTGGAATTAAGTcaacgactggagtaatgctaccgTGATTAATTTAGGCAGAGTAACGTTAATGCATCCAGTGCTGTGTGAATGAAAGATCTTGtttacgtatttatagatgtttaggagggaatggtgacgtgacacatgtccctttcacggttgtaacgaactttgtcaatcctgaggggtgacgtggcacctgtccttttcgtggggaataacagatcctaacgaacttccctagatttGCGGGCTGATGTGGCATGCAACTTACTTGCATGCTCGTTCCGTTATCAGGTGATCATTCCGGGACAGAGCGTCTTTTCCGGGatagtgcactttctccgggatagtgcactttctccgggacaaTGTGCTTGTCCCGGGAGAATATCTTCGTGTCGGGTTGGAATGTCGTGATTGTACTGACGGCAGGTTGATTCCGGCTAAGGCATCACGGTGCCCTCAGTCTAGCCGGGTGGGTCTCGCCGAAcacttgttccaagtgtttcttcacggttatgaTTATGATGACTGGCTTCGCAACGCTTGATTATGATTGTCATGACTGGCTGTATGGTGCCGGTTGTGCGTATGTCATCCGGGTTCTCGGTCTTGCCATTTGCCCGGCGTGGTAAAATTCCCGGGATGACGTCAGACGGATGTCGAGAAAAGAAGTACGCATTCCGGGACGCGTAGTACCGGGTAGGATTTTTGCCGAGACGCTTGCctgtttttgagacggatcattatgcgtatcattaatccTCGCTCAACATCCATTGCCATGAATCTCGATCCTGAGATAACGACAAATTACCCAGCTGCTCGATCAGGTCACTGCACAGACCCAAGTTTCTGTCACCTATATTCGGACCAACTCTACGTGCCGTTTATGACTCTATCGGCCAACTTACATTCCTTATTCGTTTCCATGTGATAAAGACGACGAAACTTATCTTTCAATAAGACATCTCCCCGCCAATTATCAAGCCAAAATCGAAATAGATTGGCCATCACCTACTCGGGCACAAAGTACATTACCCGGGATTAACTCCTGCCTAATCGAATTATGATAAACCCAAACGATATTGGACCATACACCTTTACATGAAATCAGAGAGCCATCTAAACCTGCTACTTCACCATGGATCGGTTTTATGACCCCTGCCCACATCGCATCTGAATCAGTTACAAAACGCCATAGCCATTTAAACATGAGTGCGAGATTAAAAGCACGTAAACTCCCGATATCAAGGCCACCTTTATCGTGTGAAGCAAGTGTTTGATCCCAAGAGATCCAATGCATCTTTCTGTTAGTATTTGAACCTCCCCCAAAAAAATTCGCTCGCAATCTTTCGAGATCATTAATCGTTGTCTCCGGGCACCAATATAAGGATAAATGGTAAATCCCTAAACTCCCTAAAACCGCCTTTATAAGGGTGAGGCGGTCATCAATAGAGAGTAGATTAGCTTTCCAACCCGATAGCTTTTATTATATTTATCCATCAtacttttccaacttgtaaccaaaTTCATATTAACGCCTATCGGAAGCCCCAAGAAGGTGAAAGGGAACTCACCTTTTGAACACCCGAACTCGTTAAAATAAGTGTCCAGAAATTCAGAATGAATTCCGATACCAAATAAATGCGATTTACTAACATTAATTCGAAGGCCTGAGTAACTATAAAACTCATTAAGCACAACCAACGTATTTGCCAAACTGTCCCTATCCCATTCCGATAAAATTATAGCGTCATCCGCATACAAATAAATGGGACACATTAAAAGCCGTATCTCCCAACTTAACTCCTCTAATGGCACCCGATTCCACTTTTCTTTTAATGCATAAGTGCAACCCTTCCATAATAATTAGAAAGAGAAATGAACTAAGGGATCACCTCTAGCATAAGAACTGTAAAAGTTGTTCccctaacctctctagcattttatCCAACCAAACTCTTAAATATGATGCTTAAAGTCTTGATTAAATTTTCTATAGTATATACGATATAATAATGAAAAAGGAAAACATAAAAACAAAAATGATTATATGGTGGTTTGCACCATATACCAATTAAACAAATCTCTTATCAAACTTAGTCTACTCAGTCTATGtcgtaaatatatttaaataacatATACTCTGTATATTTCTACTAACTTAAATTTTGAGGGCACTAGCACTCCCCCCTGCCCCAAAGAAGCTCCGACCATGTAAACGAGTCTTTTAGCTATATACATTAGTTATTACAGTAGTTATTAACTTTAAAGAAATATAacatgtatatgtgtgtatgtgtatatatacattataattatataataataactatTTGATCCAAGCTTCGACTTGTAAAATATAAAACGAAATGAACTCGAGCTTAACATAGTATGTTCAAAAGCATCCAATCTCCAAGCCCTAGTCAAACTCGAGTTTGACTCGCCTTATTACACCGTAGTGGTATCTATGGATAATGAGTACTGGCCCAACCCTTATGAGATATAGAGTAAAAGATAACCCGCATTGCCATATCCATAGGTAATTGGGTAACCAAAAACCACATTTAAGTTTTGTTTGTCAACCAACTCacatataatactagtaataattacagTAATCGTGCAAATGGCAGAATGTGTGTTCATATGTACTAGACCATGACCCAAATGCCCATATCCTTTGGCTCAATGAGCAATAATGCCAATACTTTCCTAGCAAATTTCTTACAAGCAACTAGTAGTAGAGAGTAATAGTTTGGGGCACGAAATGCCACCATTCCAATCAAACCTCATTCAAATGTAGTACTACTAGGATCTTCACATTGAAATATAAACGAGTAATTAAAGCTTATTTCAATTTGAATTTCACAATAAGAAAAGAGTCTATTCTCTTTcatttgtttataaataaataataaataatactccataTATTAGGGTTTCTAACAAAATATTCATCTCTACTGGAGTTGATCTCCAAAAAGATGCAATAAACAATTCAGGGAAAGACATGAGGAGAGCTCGTATCCTGCTGATGGGCCCTTCATGTGCAAACCCTGAGCATTACAATAACAAAACATAGATCCCCAGTCCTTAACTTTTGACAACTAATTGAACACACTTCCCGTTAACAGCAAACTTGGAGCTGGTATTAATCTGCACAAAAAAATAACGTAGTCACAAGTCAGACCACACAAAAGTTACATATTGGCATTGTAGTGGGCAAGGTTGAAGGTCCGAATTAATGTCATCTGAACTGACCTTACGCTCGAGTGTATCAATGAGTTGGGTCTCATTTATCGTTGAACCAGCCTCCCCAATAGTCTTCAGAACTTGGCTTCTTAATTTTCTCATCTTCATAGTGCCATCAGGACTCTTTTAACATAAAGCAAAAGTATGATTcttagaaataaataaataagtagataaATAGATCCTTGTATAATCAGAATGCACCTGGCCAATACAGCTGGGAACTTTAACCTTTTTATATACTATGTAATTTCTATGAAGGGTTAAACTGATTAAGCAAAGGCTGTTGTTCAAAGTCTCCCTAGATTTATTCAAATGATGCATAGAATCCTTCTAGATAATTTTCTCAAAAAATAAAATCAATTTTGAACTGTGAAAGATATATTTTGTAACTATATTTACCACACTGACTGTCTACTAAAATCCGATATTAAAAAAAGGGTTAGCGAATAGGGCGTCCATACCCATTTTCTAATGTAATAAAAAGCCCGAATTGACCCACCGATTTGCTACACCTACTAGAAATGCATAACATATTCACTCGGAAAAGACAGAAATATTGGTATATGCAAGTAGTAGTCTAGCACACATACAGATTTCAAGATTGCAGTTATTATCTTCTTCCACTTTATTTTCTTCTCCCCATCTTCTTTGCTGATTTTAACTCTCTTGGTCTTTCCAAATTCAGCAGCATTCACTTCCTGAATCACTTCATCGTTGCCCAATTCACCAGCAGCATTATTTTCAGGCGCTTCAAGCTTTCTCTTGTTGTTTTCAGACGTATGTAATTCCTTAATATCGACCTTCACTGGTAACTCATTATTTGGTACGTTTTCTGATTTACCTTCAACAATAGGTGCGGGTTCTTCCGATTCCTTGGGTGGTTGCTTAGATGCATGAAAAGCTCGTGCTTTCGCTCTGTGTTTCTTCCCATCAGCATGGGAAAGCAGGGTTTGCTTACTAGTAGCACTTGTATTACAAAGActgttaataaataaatatgtaagtaTACCAATACCAAAAGAGCTGAAGGATAGATTTTTCTATAAGATACTCTTACAAGATAATCATTCAAAATCCCTTATACTGTTAATTATTGAGCTATCGAAATGAATGAAAACGGACTTCAAGTAGCAAACCTGCAAAACCACGGAGGACGTTCTGATAATCCAACGTTTACGTCAACCTCTGGTTTTGACTTAAATGAACCGTTGGGTTTCCCAGGTGTTCCATTTGAGGGTTTAGCTTGGCCCTTTGGACCATATTTTTCCTGAATACAAAATCAAACAAACCTATCATGTACAATGCACAGTGCTCAAAATGCAATGAAAAACCAGATACCAGATGATCAAGTAACAAAGCTATAACTTGTCAGTAGTGTGAAAACAAGGCCACGAGAGCCATTCACTAATATATACTTCCGTTCAAAAGACTAATAAAGCTTTATATCATCAGTTATTCAGCTTACAATTAGGTTTAACTAACTACATACCAATAGATCTCTtagaaatcctcaattcaattagaAAACAAAAAATAATACGATCTAATGATACTATAAACAAACAATACATACACAATACGTACACACACTTATATAAATCGTAGTAGAAAGAAAAATCGAACCATTTCCGTGATGCATTGTGTGTGACCTTGAACTGTCTGTTGCCCAAACATTTGTCCACAATCGATACATGATAACTAcacgaataaaaaaaaaaaaaaaaagactaaaAATACATACGAAACAAAACTAAGTTACTCAAATTACATTATATTTGAATAAATAAAATAACCCTGTGAAATTAAAATAAGAAAGCGACGATAATCATCCTGTGATACTCCGTATTAAATTAAGAAAGCGAACCTTATTAGCAGAGCAAACTCTGAAATGATTAGCGAGCTTTGGTTTTTTAAAATTATCACCACAATCTTCGCATTGAAACCAAACCATGGCTGCAAATTGCCGATTGTTAATCGTTCAAGTTTCTACAGAGATGAAATGGAGTTCGTTAGGGCTAGAATGTTTTTTTAACAAAATAAGAAaatagagatagagagagagagagagagagagagagagagagaggggtttAAGGTGTGTTAGGGTTTTGGATCAGAGTTTATGGGCTTTGATATCCGTATCATATGAGAAGGCCCAAAGTTCATATCTGATACAGAAATTttattttactttatttatttatttttgtcccAAAAAACTATAATAAATCTTCTTTTATAATCAATTTGTAGTTAATAAAAGATGATACCCTAAAAACATACATAACCTAACAACTGAGCAAAACAAACAAACCACCAAACGGAGGCTCACGACATATAACAAACAACCAAAAATTGAAAACCATTTAGTTCAAATAAACAATAAGTGAACGAAACCGACGATCCCAAGCTTAAGCATCCTTAATAAACTCGCCGAATTGTTGCATCTCAGCGCTTTCCGTTGCTTTTTACATTTAGCCGGGGTCTTAGGGTGGTCATTTCAGTTAATAAGAATGGCATTCACAGGCTCACCCTCCATACTCTTCATCATTTCATCGAAAGCCGTGAATGCTTTCTCATTCATTTTTATTCCCATGAACCTTATCGAACTTTGGAGCTACGGAAGAAAAACATTACCGACAACCACATGTTCGAAACAGCTGACTACTCCTTGATCCTAGTCTTTACTTGTAAACCCTTGTAGCAAGACCCGGATTCGAAGAAGACCTAACAAATGTCCCATTACATGGACCAAAACCGTCCTCCTCTAAAATATCAACCGAGTCGATCTCCGGAAATGATGTAGGAACGACCCCTACCAAAATGACCTTATAAATAGGTCACGGAGAGTTTTGAACAGACGGGAATTTGATCGATAACTTATTATCCGGATAGGCCACAACATCAACAACGTCGAAAGCATTTTCGACAACATTTCCATCAAaattacacaacccattacaaattACATCACATAAAGAACATGGAATCTCGGTATTACAGTTAACAACAACATGGGGCataacattaatatcattatttttaacaaaGGGCAAACAGACATAATCAGTACCCTCTTTCGATCGAATTGGTTCAACTTCAACCAGCCTCGTGTCCTCAACAGTCATAGGCATGGCTTGCATTTTTTTTTTACCCACTGATTAACACATTCGAAGAGATTAATGTACGGTTCCCTTGCAACCCTTTGACCCGAAACAATTGCATATCCGCCACCCAATCCGTCAATACCAACATCGGTTTCCACAACGGGATACTCTTGTCATTACAAATCGCGTGAGTTGAACACACTAAGAGTTATATGTTGTATTTTTCTGCTAGCAAAGCAATTAAACATTCAATGAAATTTTTTCGACAGTAATTATTACATTTTCACACtaatacttcaaaaaaaaaaaaaaaaaaaaaagaaagaaaaaaaaaaaaagaaaagctaAGCCCACATGATTTGAGCATTATCACGTATGAATTTCATGAAAGTCGTCATTCACAATAATATTAATGCATCCACTTGGATCATATGCCCATATTACTAGACTTGACATTTTCATACTATACTACTTCTCTAATGATAATAACTGAGTTAAATAGGGTAGCATGCTTTGTGGCAAAGAATCATATAAAGCAATAAATAGTTTCGTTATATACATTAAAACATgttttagtagtttataactagaatacgtaaagagtaaaaataaatattaaaaatgaaaTAACAAAGAGTTGGTGTATTGGTGGTGACCTGACTTTCAATATGGGAGGTCAATGGTTCGACTCTCACTCGCTGCAAAATTTGTTTTTTGTTACTCG comes from Rutidosis leptorrhynchoides isolate AG116_Rl617_1_P2 chromosome 4, CSIRO_AGI_Rlap_v1, whole genome shotgun sequence and encodes:
- the LOC139904367 gene encoding uncharacterized protein; amino-acid sequence: MVWFQCEDCGDNFKKPKLANHFRVCSANKLSCIDCGQMFGQQTVQGHTQCITEMEKYGPKGQAKPSNGTPGKPNGSFKSKPEVDVNVGLSERPPWFCSLCNTSATSKQTLLSHADGKKHRAKARAFHASKQPPKESEEPAPIVEGKSENVPNNELPVKVDIKELHTSENNKRKLEAPENNAAGELGNDEVIQEVNAAEFGKTKRVKISKEDGEKKIKWKKIITAILKSSPDGTMKMRKLRSQVLKTIGEAGSTINETQLIDTLERKINTSSKFAVNGKCVQLVVKS